A part of Chroicocephalus ridibundus chromosome 5, bChrRid1.1, whole genome shotgun sequence genomic DNA contains:
- the ATOH1 gene encoding transcription factor ATOH1 has product MSLPRGVWAEGAREPAAGAESGGGCGFGAGWLGVCCAGRLPAASPRYLLPAEEEEAAAEGGGGSGARGASAGGGRPRGGGAGGGGLRSQVSGVQKQRRLAANARERRRMHGLNHAFDQLRNVIPSFNNDKKLSKYETLQMAQIYISALAELLHSPAATPDGPGKADHRGAPFEPPCAAGAGPPPGPPAPPPGPPRASPPGHGRTRFPPPPPAAGGYSVPLDPLHFPSFAEGALMGQRAPSPALLMPQPGPPPQERSKTSPRSHRSDGEFSPRSHYSDSDEAS; this is encoded by the coding sequence ATGAGCCTGCCGCGCGGCGTCTGGGCGGAGGGCGcgcgggagccggcggcgggcgcggagtcCGGCGGCGGGTGCGGATTCGGAGCGGGCTGGCTCGGGGTGTGCTGCGCCGGCCGCCTGCCCGCCGCCTCTCCGCGCTACCTGCTgcccgccgaggaggaggaggcggcggcggagggcggcggagggagcggggcgcggggcgcgtcggcgggcggcgggcggccgcggggcggtggtgccgggggcggcgggctgCGGTCGCAGGTGAGCGGCGTGCAGAAGCAGCGGCGGCTGGCGGCCAAcgcgcgggagcggcggcggaTGCACGGGCTGAACCACGCCTTCGACCAGCTGCGGAACGTCATCCCCTCCTTCAACAACGACAAGAAGCTCTCCAAGTACGAGACGCTGCAGATGGCGCAGATCTACATCAGCGCCCTGGCCGAGCTGCTCCAcagccccgccgccacccccgaCGGCCCCGGCAAGGCCGACCACCGCGGGGCTCCCTTCGAGCCCCCCtgcgccgccggggccgggccgccgccggggccgccggcgccgccgccggggccgccgagGGCCTCCCCCCCCGGGCACGGCAGGACTcgcttccccccgccgccgccggccgcggggGGTTACTCGGTGCCGCTCGACCCGCTGCACTTCCCCTCCTTTGCGGAGGGCGCCCTGATGGGACAGAGAGCCCCTTCCCCCGCCCTCCTCATGCCGCAGCCCGGGCCGCCGCCGCAGGAGAGGAGCAAAACGTCGCCCCGATCCCACAGGAGCGACGGGGAGTTCTCGCCCCGCTCCCACTACAGCGACTCGGACGAGGCCAGCTAG